In Gopherus evgoodei ecotype Sinaloan lineage chromosome 7, rGopEvg1_v1.p, whole genome shotgun sequence, the sequence GAACCAGTGCCAATTGCAGCCTGTGCCCAGCTCTGTGCCCCCATGGGTGACCTCGCCCCCGGGGTCAAGCTGGAGGAGGCTGACAAGGAGCCTCTAGACGGAGGTATGAACTTTCCAGCCAGGACTCGGGGTTCtagcccctgccctgggagggcAGCGGGGTCTAGTGGTGTGAGCTAAGGGGGCTGGGTGccaaggactcctgggttctcgcgcCCCTGAGCACATTTTGTCTTTCTGGCTAGGGGGAGCAccagcagaggcagggcctggTAGGGCCTGGCAGCAGGAGTACTTAGTGGGAGACTGCCCGGGGCGCGGCGGGACCGTGTGCATGGTCTGTGGCACCTTCCTGGGTACCTGTGGGCCAAGTGCTGCCCGGGAGCATGTTCTGCAGCACCACGCCCACTCGCTGGGCCTCAGCCCGGAGGAGAAGCACAACATTCTGGAGGCCTGGAGCCAGGGGGGCAACCTGCCCGAGGGggcacccccaccctgcaccccaggtatgttccccagcccctcctgaatcaggggaacccagggctggggtattAGGTGAGCTGTGGGTCGGcactgaggggcatcagcagggctggggaggagcacagggctggggtagcaggcaGCTGCAGACCAGGAGCAAGGAGCACCAGGGGAGCTGTGTCGGTGAAGGGAGCAGCGGAGCTATGATTGGGATTGAATGGCACCAGCAAGGCGGGGGGTGATGCAGCCATCCCAGACTTTCACTCCCCCTCTAGGTCAGTACCATGGGGCCAAGGAACCAGCCGAGATCGAGGTTCTAATTGATCCAGAGGAGCAGACGGTGACCCGGAAACGGGGGCAGCCCAGAGGGCGCCCTGCCCCTCGCCCAGGTGAGTGCCAGGTCTGGGCGGGTGCTGGGGGTCAGGGACCATACTcagccatgtgggtgcccatccCCTTTGTTTTGGGGCTTCCTCTCGTGACACTGGGTGTCTCATTGCAGATGCTAGGGCCCTGGAGCCCGGGCAGCGCCCACGGGGCCAGAGGAGACGACAGAGCGTGAGGCCTGTGGAGGGCATGGCGCTACCAGCCAGGGAGCGTAGGAGCAAGCAGCTGAGTGAGGGACAGGACAGGGGCACCGTGAGTCCAGGTGAGTGgtaggggtggaggggagagagagcaggattcctgggttcagttcctggggaggggagtgggatctgtgggttagagcaggagagctgggagccaggaccttGGTTCCTTCTCAGTCCCTACCCCACTCTTACTGCTGTGTCTCTCCCCACAGGGACAACATCCCCCTCAGAGGAGGCTGCCCCAAGCTCAGCACCCCCCGAAATCCGCCTCTTCACTGACGGTTCTTTCCCAGCCGGATTCACGCTCAGGCTGTACTGCAGACCCCAGTCAGGTGAGGGCGCTGTAGGAAAGAGGGTGTCCCCTGCAGCCACCCCTATTTCCCCCAGAGCAGAGCTGAAGACATGCCTCTTCCCCCCCGACCTCCGACTCCGTTGTCCtatccctcctccagggtcccagctgcaTCCCAGCTCCCACAGATCAGCCTCCAGGAtctcagccagctcccagccccagatgcTGCCCCTTGCTGGTTCCCCTTGGCTGGGGGCCAGCTGAGTGCCCACTCACTGGTGACTCCATCCTGACCTGGGGGGAGACAAGGGGCAGGCACTCCCTTCCCAACCTACATGCcttgggggagctggggaggacACCCACAGTGGGTGGTGAAGGGAGAGGAGGCACAGCGATCCCCCCCTTGCTGACCCCCTCTCTTCCTGCAGCTTCTGGAGGGAGAGAAATCAGGAAGAATCCAAGCATCCAGGAACAGAAGAGCCCAGGGGACAGGGGAAAAACCCAGGCACTGGGGAAGAGACAGAAGCAGCTGGGCAAAGCAGGGACCGTGAGACGGAGCGCAGGGAACCCAGGTGAGTGTGGCAAGGTGGGTTAGTGGGGAGGGTCCCTAGTGGCCCACTAGagtccaccccagaggcagctgcatcttacTGCTGGACATGGGATCCATATGTTAACAGCTCCCatacgccccaccccagaggcagctgcatctcagttcCTGGTGACAGGTGCCCGTATAAACAGCCACCACCCCAGAGTTAGCTGCTTTACAGCTTTACAGCAGTGCTGGCTGCTGGTTCTCAGCATTAACCCTTTGCCCTCTCTGCAGTTGGCAACGGCCCCATCTCTGCGCTGCCCAGCCAGGATCTGGACCCAGGTGTCCCCCGCCTCCGCCGCAAGGGCTGCTCTCACCATGGCATCACCCGGCGCCTCCGGCTGAGCCCTAGCACTGTCCGCTGCACGCTGCAGAGCTGGCAGACGCAGGGCAAggccccagcagccccctccccaccccaggccagGCCCTTTGACCCGGCATGGCGCGCCGACTTCCTGATGGACTACGACGCTGGTGCCGGCACCATGGTGTGCATGGTCTGCGAGTACTCCCTGCTGCCTATTCGACTAGGCACCGTCATGCGCCACATCCGCCAGTGCCATGCCGAGACCCTGCACTTGCCTCGGGGGGTGCGCCGGGCCATCCGTGAGGTGTGGGAGACCCGGGGAcccgtccccactccaccccagcacGGGGCGCTGAAGGGGGAATAGCGACCCAGGGACCTGCCCCTGCTTCACCCCAGCACAGGGCGCTGAAGGGGGAATAGCGACCCAGggacctgcccctgctccaccctagcactgggcactgcaggggaaggagtgagACTGAGGGGGGAATGGGGACCTGGCCTCGCTCCACCCCAGCATGGGGCGCTGCAAGGGAAGGAGTGAGGCTGAGGGGGGAATGGGGACCTCTCCCAGTTCCACCCCAGCACGGGGCGCTGCAAGGGAAGGAGTGAGGATGATGGGGAATGGGGACCTCTCCCTGTTCCACCCCAGCACGGGGCGCTGAAGGGGGAATAGCGACCCAGGgatctgcccctgctccaccccagcacgGGGCGCTGAAGGGGGAATAGCGACCCAGGgatctgcccctgctccaccccagcacaGGGCGCTGAAGGGGGAATAGCGACCCAGGGACCTGCCCCTGTTCCACCCCAGCACGGGGCGCTGCAAGGGAAGGAGTGAGGATGATGGGGAATGGGGACCTCTCCCTGTTCCACCCCAGCACGGGGCGCTGAAGGGGGAATAGCGACCCAGGGACCTGCCCCTGTTCCACCCCAGCACGGGGCGCTGCAAGGGAAGGAGTGAGGATGAGGGGGAATGGGGACCTCTCCCTGTTCCACCCCAGCACGGGGCGCTGCAAGGGAAGGAGTGAGGATGATGGGGAATGGGGACCTCTCCCTGTTCCACCCCAGCACGGGGCGCTGCAAGGGAAGGAGTGAGGATGAGGGGGAATGGGGACCTCTCCCTGTTCCACCCCAGCACGGGGCGCTGCAAGGGAAGGAGTGAGGCTGAGGGGGGAATGGGGACCTCTCCCTGTTCCACCCCAGCACGGGGCGCTGCAAGGGAAGGAGTGAGGATGATGGGGAATGGGGACCTCTCCCTGTTCCACCCCAGCACGGGGCGCTGCAAGGGAAGGAGTGAGGATGAGGGGGAATGGGGACCTCTCCCTGTTCCACCCCAGCACGGGGCGCTGCAAGGGAAGGAGTGAGGATGATGGGGAATGGGGACCTCTCCCTGTTCCACCCCAGCACGGggcgctgcaggggaaggagtgaggatgAGGGGGAATGGGGACCTCTCCCTGTTCCACCCCAGCACGGGGCGCTGCAAGGGAAGAAGTGAGGCTGATGGGGGAATGGAGACCTCTCCCAGTTCCACCCCAGCACAGGGTGCTGCAAGGGAAGGAGTGAGGCTGAGGGGGGAATGGAGACCTGGCTCCGCTCCGCTCCACTCCAGCATGGGGCGCTGCAAGGGAAGGAGTGAGGCTGATGGGGGAATGGGGAcctgtccctgctccaccccagcacaGGGAAGGCTGCCTATATACTGGTGGAGGTGACCTGCGGAGGGGCAGGAGCATCTTGGGGGGTGAGGTAGGACACTCTCGATCAACCCAGCTATACAGGGATACTGagacacacccccagccctccccactaTAGGTGTCCCCCAATCCCCCATGGCCTTTGATCTCTGCCTCCTTTGTCCAGCattctccctcctctgcctgggggGGATCCACGCCTCCTTGCCCCCTGGCACTGTTCTCCTTGACGTACCTGTCCTTGTGCCCCTGCCAGTGGAGGCAGGGAGTGCTGGGGCAGTGCCAACTGGCCCTCCCCAAGCTGCATTGTAGCCCAGGCAGGGGTGGGATGAATGCCCCCTGCAGTTATCCAGAGCAGCCATGTGAGGGCACCCCCACAGAATGTAAATAGAGCCAGGAGCAATAAATTATTTTTGATGAAGTCGAGTGGCATTTAATCCTTGGGTGCCCTGATCCTACATCCTGCGCTCATCTCCAGGCCCTCTCCTGGTGCAGGGAGGAGCCCTCACCGTCCTGGGCGTTGCAGGTTGTTTGCTGCCCCCTGGGGGAGCTGGATTCTGGCCCGGCTCTTGCACCATCCCAGTGGCTACAAGCCCCTTCATTCCAACCGGGTCATCACTGGGaaggcttggggcagagcaggatgGGGGTGAGCAGAGGctgtcttgggggtggggaggtgatgggGGCAGGACTCGGGAGGGGGGTGGAATGGTGAGTTGGGGGGGCACTAGGCTGGGGTCAGTGGGTGTCAGGCAGGCTAGGCACTCCCCTTGTTCGGAGGCCACTTGGCCTATGCCCCATCTCCTCCAGggtggagcccagctgggggctcGCATGGCCAAAGGAGGGGGGTCTATCTCGCCAACAGCCATTTGGCAGCCAAACTGCCTGCCCCCTGGCTGAGCTTTGGCACAGCCCCACACAGGGCACATCCTGCACTTCTGAGGGCTGGCCCCTTCCCCCCTGGTTTGCAGAAGTGTCGGGGGGGGGCTCCCATCCCTCCAGCCAAGGTCATGCTGCAGGACGGGGGTGACCAGGGGTGCCCTGTGCCTGCTGAGTGCCCCTTGGCTCCCACTCGCTAAGGGGGAGGGGTGTTTCCCATCCACTCCCTGTCTGCCAAACAACTTTGCTGCCCAGCACCCAGTGGGTCAGTCTGGGGCCATGCCCCTAGCAAGCCCCCCGATCCATGTGTGGGtctgctgcccccccaccccaattctcCTCCTCATGCCTGTACCTCCAGTCGCAGACCTCCTGGGAGACCCACTTCTACTGCTCCAttccagccctccccaccccatcgcagatctccccatcccctcccaagtCCCTCCTACCCCCCAATGCAGCACATGGAAGCCTTGTTACAAAAATGAATCCACGTTTAATAAATTATTCCTGACCTCAATAAATAATGAAGACAAAttccaaagagaaacagcagagtcccc encodes:
- the SPINDOC gene encoding spindlin interactor and repressor of chromatin-binding protein isoform X1 translates to MEVKAEVSRLEYIAVSLKCEAEEPVPIAACAQLCAPMGDLAPGVKLEEADKEPLDGGGAPAEAGPGRAWQQEYLVGDCPGRGGTVCMVCGTFLGTCGPSAAREHVLQHHAHSLGLSPEEKHNILEAWSQGGNLPEGAPPPCTPGQYHGAKEPAEIEVLIDPEEQTVTRKRGQPRGRPAPRPDARALEPGQRPRGQRRRQSVRPVEGMALPARERRSKQLSEGQDRGTVSPGTTSPSEEAAPSSAPPEIRLFTDGSFPAGFTLRLYCRPQSASGGREIRKNPSIQEQKSPGDRGKTQALGKRQKQLGKAGTVRRSAGNPVGNGPISALPSQDLDPGVPRLRRKGCSHHGITRRLRLSPSTVRCTLQSWQTQGKAPAAPSPPQARPFDPAWRADFLMDYDAGAGTMVCMVCEYSLLPIRLGTVMRHIRQCHAETLHLPRGVRRAIREVWETRGPVPTPPQHGALKGE
- the SPINDOC gene encoding spindlin interactor and repressor of chromatin-binding protein isoform X2 → MEVKAEVSRLEYIAVSLKCEAEEPVPIAACAQLCAPMGDLAPGVKLEEADKEPLDGGQYHGAKEPAEIEVLIDPEEQTVTRKRGQPRGRPAPRPDARALEPGQRPRGQRRRQSVRPVEGMALPARERRSKQLSEGQDRGTVSPGTTSPSEEAAPSSAPPEIRLFTDGSFPAGFTLRLYCRPQSASGGREIRKNPSIQEQKSPGDRGKTQALGKRQKQLGKAGTVRRSAGNPVGNGPISALPSQDLDPGVPRLRRKGCSHHGITRRLRLSPSTVRCTLQSWQTQGKAPAAPSPPQARPFDPAWRADFLMDYDAGAGTMVCMVCEYSLLPIRLGTVMRHIRQCHAETLHLPRGVRRAIREVWETRGPVPTPPQHGALKGE
- the LOC115655384 gene encoding vegetative cell wall protein gp1-like isoform X4; amino-acid sequence: MLLPLRRSPPPVYRQPSLCWGGAGTGPHSPISLTPSLAAPHAGVERSGARSPFPPQPHSFPCSTLCWGGTGRGLHSPISLTSSLAAPRAGVEQGEVPIPPHPHSFPCSAPCWGGTGRGPHSPSSSLLPLQRPVLGWNRERSPFPLILTPSLAAPRAGVEQGEVPIPHHPHSFPCSAPCWGGTGAGPWVAIPPSAPCAGVEQGQIPGSLFPLQRPVLGWSRGRSLGRYSPFSAPCWGGTGRGPHSPSSSLLPLQRPVLGWNWERSPFPPQPHSFPCSAPCWGGARPGPHSPLSLTPSPAVPSARVEQGQVPGSLFPLQRPVLG
- the LOC115655384 gene encoding SH3 domain-containing protein C23A1.17-like isoform X1; its protein translation is MAALDNCRGHSSHPCLGYNAAWGGPVGTAPALPASTGRGTRTGTSRRTVPGGKEAWIPPRQRRENAGQRRQRSKAMGDWGTPIVGRAGGVSQYPCIAGLIESVLPHPPRCSCPSAGHLHQYIGSLPCAGVEQGQVPIPPSASLLPLQRPMLEWSGAEPGLHSPLSLTPSLAAPCAGVELGEVSIPPSASLLPLQRPVLGWNRERSPFPLILTPSPAAPRAGVEQGEVPIPHHPHSFPCSAPCWGGTGRGPHSPSSSLLPLQRPVLGWNRERSPFPIILTPSLAAPRAGVEQGEVPIPPSASLLPLQRPVLGWNRERSPFPLILTPSLAAPRAGVEQGEVPIPHHPHSFPCSAPCWGGTGRGPHSPSSSLLPLQRPVLGWNRGRSLGRYSPFSAPCWGGTGRGPHSPSSSLLPLQRPVLGWNRERSPFPIILTPSLAAPRAGVELGEVPIPPSASLLPLQRPMLGWSEARSPFPPQSHSFPCSAQC
- the LOC115655384 gene encoding serine/threonine-protein kinase WNK2-like isoform X2 — encoded protein: MAALDNCRGHSSHPCLGYNAAWGGPVGTAPALPASTGRGTRTGTSRRTVPGGKEAWIPPRQRRENAGQRRQRSKAMGDWGTPIVGRAGGVSQYPCIAGLIESVLPHPPRCSCPSAGHLHQYIGSLPCAGVEQGQVPIPPSASLLPLQRPMLEWSGAEPGLHSPLSLTPSLAAPCAGVELGEVSIPPSASLLPLQRPVLGWNRERSPFPLILTPSPAAPRAGVEQGEVPIPHHPHSFPCSAPCWGGTGRGPHSPSSSLLPLQRPVLGWNRGRSLGRYSPFSALCWGGAGADPWVAIPPSAPRAGVEQGQIPGSLFPLQRPVLGWNRERSPFPIILTPSLAAPRAGVELGEVPIPPSASLLPLQRPMLGWSEARSPFPPQSHSFPCSAQC
- the LOC115655384 gene encoding serine/threonine-protein kinase WNK2-like isoform X3 — its product is MAALDNCRGHSSHPCLGYNAAWGGPVGTAPALPASTGRGTRTGTSRRTVPGGKEAWIPPRQRRENAGQRRQRSKAMGDWGTPIVGRAGGVSQYPCIAGLIESVLPHPPRCSCPSAGHLHQYIGSLPCAGVEQGQVPIPPSASLLPLQRPMLEWSGAEPGLHSPLSLTPSLAAPCAGVELGEVSIPPSASLLPLQRPVLGWNRERSPFPLILTPSPAAPRAGVEQGEVPIPHHPHSFPCSAPCWGGTGRGPHSPSSSLLPLQRPVLGWNRGRSLGRYSPFSALCWGGAGADPWVAIPPSAPRAGVEQGQIPGSLFPLQRPVLGWNRERSPFPIILTPSLAAPRAGVELGEVPIPPSASLLPLQRPMLGWSEARSPFPPQSHSFPCSAQC